The Meriones unguiculatus strain TT.TT164.6M chromosome 6, Bangor_MerUng_6.1, whole genome shotgun sequence genome has a window encoding:
- the Hacd3 gene encoding very-long-chain (3R)-3-hydroxyacyl-CoA dehydratase 3 encodes METQVLTPHVYWAQRHRELYLRVELSDVQNPAISITENVLHFKAQGHGAKGDNVYEFHLEFLDLVKPEPVYRLTQRQVNITVQKKVSQWWERLTKQEKRPLFLAPDFDRWLDESDAEMELRAKEEERLNKLRLENEGSPETLTSLKKGYLFMYNLVQLLGFSWIFVNLTVRFFILGKESFHDTFHSVADMMYFCQMLALVETLNAAIGVTSSPVLPTLIQFLGRNFILFIIFGTMEEMQNKAVVFFVFYCWSTIEIFRYPFYMLSCIDVDWKVLTWLRYTVWIPLYPLGCLSEAVAVIQSIPVFNESGRFSFTLPYPVKMKVKFSFFLQVYLVMLFLGLYINFRHLYKQRRRRYGQKKKKLH; translated from the exons AATCCTGCCATCAGCATCACGGAAAATGTGCTCCATTTCAAAG CTCAGGGTCATGGGGCCAAAGGAGACAATGTCTATGAATTTCACCTGGAGTTCTTGGACCTTGTGAAGCCAGAG CCAGTGTACCGTCTgactcagaggcaggtgaatatcaCAGTCCAGAAGAAGGTGAGTCAGTGGTGGGAGCGGCTCACCAAGCAGGAGAAGCGGCCGCTGTTTTTGGCCCCTGACTTTGACCGCTGGCTGGATGAATCTGACGCGGAAATGGAGCTGAGAGCGAAG GAGGAAGAACGCCTAAATAAACTCAGACTAGAAAATGAAGGCTCCCCTGAAA CTCTGACAAGCCTGAAGAAAGGGTACCTGTTCATGTATAACCTGGTACAGCTCCTCGGCTTCTCCTGGATCTTTGTCAACCTGACAGTGCGGTTCTTTATCTTGGGAAAAG AGTCCTTCCACGACACGTTCCACAGCGTGGCTGACATGATGTATTTCTGCCAGATGCTGGCTCTAGTGGAAACCCTCAATGCCGCGATCGGCGTCACGAGTTCCCCAGTGCTGCCTACACTCATCCAG TTTCTTGGAAGAAATTTTATTCTGTTTATCATCTTTGGCACCATGgaagaaatgcaaaacaaagctgtggttttctttgtgttttattgtTGGAGCACAATTGAAATATTCAG GTACCCCTTCTACATGCTTTCCTGCATTGACGTGGACTGGAAGGTGCTCACGTGGCTTCGCTACACCGTGTGGATTCCCCTCTACCCCCTGGGATGTTTGTCAGAAG CTGTGGCGGTGATCCAGTCCATTCCAGTGTTCAACGAGTCAGGAAGGTTCAGTTTCACTTTGCCGTATCCAGTGAAGATGAAAGTCaaattctccttctttcttcaaGTTTACCTTGTAATGTTATTTTTAG GATTATATATTAATTTCCGTCACCTTTATAAACAGCGCAGGCGGCGATatggacaaaaaaagaaaaagctccaCTAA